The proteins below come from a single Leptospiraceae bacterium genomic window:
- a CDS encoding asparaginase, with translation MYIQIFTAGGTIDKEYFDKESEYSVGEPFIEEILLELNMNFEYEITTIMRKDSLDMTDEDRQIILSEMIKSPHKRIILTHGTDTMQDTAKVLEGIKDKTIVLTGSLKPGKFHKTDAVFNIGFALGALQQLPFGVYICMNGMTFLGNAVKKNRNAGRFEGKTIE, from the coding sequence ATGTATATTCAAATATTCACAGCCGGCGGAACAATCGATAAAGAATACTTTGATAAAGAAAGTGAGTATTCCGTTGGAGAACCGTTTATTGAAGAAATACTTTTAGAACTAAACATGAACTTTGAATACGAGATAACAACGATTATGCGAAAGGATAGTTTAGATATGACAGACGAGGATCGGCAAATCATATTATCCGAAATGATAAAATCACCTCACAAAAGAATTATTTTAACACATGGAACTGATACAATGCAAGACACAGCAAAGGTTCTTGAAGGAATAAAAGATAAAACAATTGTTCTTACTGGCTCCTTAAAACCGGGGAAATTCCACAAAACGGACGCAGTATTTAATATAGGTTTTGCATTGGGTGCGTTACAGCAACTTCCATTTGGTGTATATATATGTATGAATGGGATGACTTTTCTGGGTAATGCGGTAAAGAAAAATAGAAACGCAGGCCGATTCGAAGGTAAAACGATAGAGTAA
- a CDS encoding MarR family transcriptional regulator: protein MRKESKLPVAFKNPKNEAVASLYWTALLFKKVSKNFLFPFLSSDAQFNILLLLNDNNSKMTQKDLSEKLIVDKSNITGMIDRMEKINLLKRTPHSADNRSYIIQLTNKGKNLANKLEKLYLKKINTALNGLSNDEIEKYININEKIRNGLLSL, encoded by the coding sequence ATGAGAAAAGAATCAAAATTACCCGTTGCATTTAAAAATCCTAAAAATGAAGCTGTCGCTTCTCTTTACTGGACAGCGTTATTATTCAAAAAAGTTTCAAAAAATTTCCTTTTCCCATTTTTAAGTTCGGATGCTCAATTTAATATATTATTACTTTTGAATGACAACAATTCAAAAATGACACAAAAGGATTTGAGCGAAAAGTTGATTGTAGACAAATCGAATATTACAGGTATGATTGATAGAATGGAGAAAATAAATCTTTTAAAAAGAACTCCACATTCAGCAGATAATAGGAGTTATATTATCCAACTCACAAATAAAGGAAAAAACCTAGCAAATAAATTAGAAAAATTATATCTCAAAAAAATCAATACAGCTTTAAATGGTTTATCAAACGATGAAATTGAAAAATACATCAATATAAATGAAAAAATTCGAAATGGATTATTGTCTTTGTAA
- a CDS encoding 1-acyl-sn-glycerol-3-phosphate acyltransferase: MRHIFAKIADKAIPVKSDEYKKLVVRTYIKVPGFIFFSNAILNLWKGIYCAIRGNEKQKQIEFINGSIKWGTHIAKKTKTQIKELNTIEVPDSGHFIFLNHVNEMDFPFDCKIAKKPFLANQEIKKTLIAYWWMKAMGSEVFDKSDKRTIAKSVKSLLKGLKKQSYIVYPEGRNTYSEDIQSLKKGMINLSFKLKIPILLILKTGMTGFHSSTYENTVLYKSIGIIKPDSFETWEEFRDHIHSIMKQEKTNLDLEIKNNK, translated from the coding sequence ATGAGGCATATATTTGCTAAAATCGCGGACAAAGCAATCCCTGTAAAGTCGGATGAATATAAAAAATTAGTTGTCAGAACATATATTAAAGTCCCGGGATTTATATTTTTTTCCAATGCAATCCTTAATCTTTGGAAAGGAATTTATTGTGCGATTCGCGGAAACGAAAAACAAAAACAAATAGAATTTATAAATGGTTCCATTAAATGGGGAACTCATATTGCTAAAAAAACGAAAACTCAAATCAAAGAATTAAATACTATCGAAGTCCCAGACAGTGGGCATTTTATTTTTTTAAATCATGTAAACGAGATGGATTTTCCATTCGATTGTAAAATTGCAAAAAAACCATTCCTCGCCAATCAGGAAATTAAAAAAACTCTTATTGCTTATTGGTGGATGAAGGCAATGGGATCAGAAGTTTTCGATAAATCTGATAAAAGAACTATCGCTAAATCAGTAAAAAGTTTACTCAAAGGTTTAAAGAAACAAAGTTATATCGTTTACCCCGAAGGAAGAAATACATACAGTGAGGATATTCAATCACTTAAAAAAGGAATGATTAATCTTTCTTTTAAATTAAAAATTCCTATTTTACTAATTTTAAAAACGGGTATGACAGGCTTTCATAGTAGTACATACGAAAATACAGTTCTATATAAATCCATTGGGATTATTAAACCAGATTCATTTGAAACTTGGGAAGAATTTAGAGATCATATTCATTCTATAATGAAACAAGAAAAAACGAATCTTGATTTAGAAATAAAAAATAATAAATAA
- a CDS encoding VOC family protein codes for MEQRLSLLTIGVKDLPEIKKFYIEKFGWNPIAENKDILFFKMNGFLLSFFPNPDLIQEAGIKKDFSKFKHFTLAYNVNSKEEVDSLFVKFQIEKVKILRMPETTFFGAYFGTIEDIEGNVWEIACNPYIDLDEYTNAINHKDIKHLEQR; via the coding sequence ATGGAACAAAGATTATCATTACTAACAATAGGCGTAAAAGATTTACCAGAAATTAAAAAATTCTATATTGAGAAATTTGGCTGGAATCCTATTGCAGAAAATAAAGATATTTTATTTTTTAAAATGAATGGGTTTTTACTTTCATTTTTTCCTAATCCAGATTTAATCCAAGAGGCTGGGATAAAAAAAGATTTTTCCAAATTCAAACATTTTACGTTAGCCTACAATGTGAACTCAAAAGAAGAAGTAGACTCACTGTTTGTTAAATTTCAAATCGAAAAAGTAAAAATATTGCGTATGCCAGAGACAACTTTTTTCGGTGCATACTTCGGAACTATAGAAGATATTGAAGGCAATGTATGGGAAATAGCCTGTAACCCCTACATCGATTTAGATGAATACACAAATGCGATTAACCACAAAGATATAAAACACCTAGAACAAAGATGA
- a CDS encoding oligosaccharide repeat unit polymerase, whose protein sequence is MKNNRFYIFGIFLWIVLYSYVLFQFEPYLSYFFHSDTLYSINILQSIHNFGDYKNWSIAPAPYFFYDFFLYLILFIISKNSIFISVCYVWIQFGFISFLLQKFLLKSELVLSNNQFKVFSLLLFIISFLFLIFPEFNFLVTPVHHFSAYTISILLFLFLNSINESKNRLMTFTFFIVFLLTAISDSLFFVFGVMPAIITFLMFDHSNKRKILLFSFSLIVLSFYIMNKIKSNSFFIIPTHYIKIDFINFLELKYIFTDHSLFQLLINFKIHYLLFSFFIAYYLLNKLQTESKKYYFFLMISGFINYFIILFYFIFRREIFLMDRYLIGFYSFIFLSILILINRSNRTLKILILSLLFIFAGYKLVHSEIKKTNTWDKLSCIEKALGEKRFGLGMFWKTRPVLASSNGKILPNDVFQNLEIAYWLNSMSIYEKNHPRTEYEWILMEGMDETQVKKWLGGDPTNIQNCNESVIWFYPKESFDELKKHHFEQIILWKKFTGRN, encoded by the coding sequence ATGAAAAACAATAGATTCTACATTTTTGGAATTTTTTTATGGATTGTATTGTATTCTTATGTTCTGTTTCAATTTGAACCATACCTGAGTTATTTTTTCCATTCAGATACACTTTATTCTATTAATATTTTACAAAGTATTCATAATTTTGGGGATTATAAAAATTGGTCGATTGCACCGGCTCCTTATTTTTTTTATGATTTCTTTTTATATCTTATTCTATTTATTATCTCAAAAAATTCTATTTTTATTTCAGTTTGTTATGTATGGATTCAGTTTGGATTCATTTCGTTTTTATTACAAAAATTTCTTTTAAAATCCGAATTAGTTTTATCAAATAATCAGTTTAAAGTTTTCAGTCTCTTACTTTTTATTATTTCATTTTTATTTCTAATTTTTCCGGAATTTAATTTTTTGGTCACTCCGGTTCATCATTTTTCTGCCTATACAATTTCGATTCTACTATTTTTATTTTTGAATTCGATAAATGAAAGTAAAAATCGGTTGATGACTTTTACTTTTTTTATCGTATTTTTGTTAACTGCAATTTCTGATAGTTTGTTTTTTGTATTTGGGGTAATGCCCGCTATTATCACTTTCCTAATGTTTGACCATTCCAATAAAAGGAAAATATTATTATTCAGTTTTAGTTTAATCGTATTATCTTTCTATATAATGAACAAAATTAAATCGAATTCTTTTTTTATAATTCCAACACATTATATTAAAATCGATTTTATTAATTTTTTAGAATTAAAATATATTTTTACAGATCATAGTCTATTCCAATTATTGATTAATTTTAAAATCCATTATTTACTTTTTAGTTTTTTTATTGCTTACTATCTTTTAAATAAATTACAAACCGAATCTAAAAAATATTATTTTTTCTTAATGATTTCTGGTTTTATAAATTATTTTATAATTTTATTTTATTTTATTTTTCGTAGAGAAATTTTTTTAATGGATCGATATTTAATTGGATTTTATTCATTCATATTTTTATCAATATTAATTCTGATCAATCGTTCGAATCGTACCTTAAAAATTCTAATTTTAAGTTTACTATTTATTTTTGCCGGATATAAATTAGTCCATTCAGAAATTAAAAAAACAAATACTTGGGACAAATTAAGTTGTATAGAAAAAGCGTTAGGAGAAAAGAGATTCGGATTAGGAATGTTTTGGAAAACCAGACCTGTCCTCGCTTCTTCGAATGGGAAAATTTTACCAAATGATGTATTTCAAAATTTGGAAATAGCATACTGGCTAAATTCAATGAGCATTTATGAAAAGAATCACCCAAGAACAGAATATGAATGGATTCTAATGGAAGGAATGGATGAAACCCAAGTCAAAAAATGGCTAGGCGGCGATCCGACAAATATTCAAAACTGCAATGAATCTGTCATTTGGTTTTACCCTAAAGAATCCTTCGATGAATTAAAAAAACACCACTTCGAACAAATTATTCTTTGGAAAAAATTTACTGGCAGGAACTAA
- a CDS encoding YkgJ family cysteine cluster protein codes for MSKMRVDPKDIVPFLCKATGKCCIHNIVILSSFDIFNIANNLGLTAKQLFENKILTYRINASSFWMEPILNSRSNPSCPFLFQNEEDKEKYLCKIYDFRPLVCRIYPLKYDKDEKIFLRFLPAENRCNECISTDSNQSLTEYLDVGNVPALLNEFTQYFELLEKIQQADLNLEKIKKNKPAQKKFFTIQSILYETYPSANNKLTALPFNELKLKVEEILMNTD; via the coding sequence TTGAGTAAAATGCGTGTTGATCCCAAAGATATAGTTCCTTTTTTATGTAAGGCTACTGGTAAATGCTGTATTCACAATATTGTAATTCTTTCTAGTTTTGACATATTTAATATAGCAAATAACCTTGGATTAACAGCAAAACAATTATTTGAAAATAAAATCCTTACCTATAGAATTAACGCTTCTAGTTTTTGGATGGAACCAATTTTAAATTCCAGATCCAATCCGAGTTGTCCTTTTTTATTTCAAAACGAAGAGGATAAGGAAAAATATCTCTGCAAAATTTATGATTTCCGTCCGCTGGTTTGCAGGATTTATCCCCTAAAATATGACAAAGACGAAAAAATTTTTCTGAGATTTTTACCTGCTGAAAATAGATGTAACGAATGTATTTCTACTGATTCCAATCAATCTTTAACTGAGTATTTAGATGTAGGGAATGTTCCCGCACTACTAAACGAATTTACTCAATACTTTGAACTATTAGAAAAAATTCAACAGGCTGATCTCAATTTAGAAAAAATTAAAAAAAATAAACCTGCTCAAAAAAAATTTTTTACAATTCAATCTATTCTGTATGAAACGTATCCAAGTGCCAATAATAAATTAACCGCTTTGCCATTTAACGAATTAAAGTTGAAAGTCGAAGAAATTCTAATGAATACTGATTAA
- a CDS encoding CinA family nicotinamide mononucleotide deamidase-related protein: MLNIHIISTGTEITSGKSVDSNSTWIANELSGLGFSITKFLALPDKPLLIEEEIRTIMGRDGINLIIMTGGLGATADDYTLEVISKISGKPTVTDQRALEKLTFFAEQRGKIYQELLPISKRQTTVPLDSRVLNNDVGLAPGFYIDLNKTTRLAAMPGVPKEMKMMFSEYFLPMMKKDYNKEDLQSRSRSIWGVTESIFQETFIKNNQDIIKDDVEWGVTAKSGHIKVTFKSTSFDNLRKVMEKIEKDYKDKIGDEIFLDIHSMLTSSKRTVSTAESCTGGLVGKILTDLPGSSAYYMGSVVAYHNEIKHNILGVNLETLNTVGAVSQETASEMAEGVQQRFNTNYAISVTGIAGPSGSTKDKKVGLVYIGIKANHEKTKVYKYELPLNRDLFRDYVANIALFHLYQKLHQDKL; encoded by the coding sequence ATGCTAAATATCCACATAATTTCGACTGGCACGGAAATAACTTCCGGAAAAAGTGTAGATTCAAACTCTACTTGGATAGCCAATGAACTTTCAGGACTTGGTTTTTCGATTACTAAGTTCTTGGCTTTGCCGGATAAACCACTTCTAATAGAAGAAGAAATTCGAACTATCATGGGCAGGGATGGTATAAATCTTATCATCATGACTGGTGGACTTGGTGCTACAGCAGATGATTATACTCTTGAAGTAATTTCTAAAATTTCGGGTAAACCAACAGTAACCGACCAAAGAGCCTTAGAAAAACTTACATTCTTCGCAGAACAAAGGGGAAAAATTTACCAAGAATTATTGCCTATATCCAAAAGACAAACAACCGTTCCCCTCGACTCAAGAGTATTAAACAATGATGTAGGATTAGCTCCCGGATTTTATATAGATTTAAATAAAACCACACGCCTTGCCGCCATGCCAGGTGTACCGAAAGAAATGAAAATGATGTTTTCGGAATATTTTTTACCTATGATGAAAAAGGATTATAACAAAGAAGACCTTCAAAGTCGTTCTCGATCGATTTGGGGGGTAACAGAAAGTATCTTCCAAGAAACATTCATAAAAAATAATCAAGATATAATTAAAGACGACGTCGAATGGGGTGTAACCGCAAAATCAGGTCATATCAAAGTTACATTTAAATCTACCTCTTTTGATAATCTAAGAAAAGTCATGGAAAAAATCGAAAAAGACTATAAAGATAAAATAGGAGACGAGATTTTTCTTGATATTCATTCCATGTTGACTAGCTCCAAAAGAACTGTGTCTACCGCCGAAAGTTGTACGGGCGGTCTAGTCGGAAAAATATTGACTGATCTACCCGGTTCCTCAGCCTATTATATGGGGTCTGTCGTAGCGTATCACAATGAAATCAAACATAATATTTTAGGTGTAAATTTGGAAACTCTAAACACTGTGGGCGCAGTAAGTCAAGAAACCGCTTCTGAAATGGCAGAAGGAGTCCAACAAAGGTTTAATACGAATTATGCGATATCAGTAACAGGAATTGCAGGCCCATCTGGATCAACGAAAGACAAAAAGGTTGGTTTGGTTTATATAGGTATAAAAGCAAACCACGAAAAAACAAAAGTATACAAATATGAACTCCCGTTAAACAGAGATTTATTCAGAGACTATGTGGCAAATATTGCTTTGTTCCATCTTTACCAAAAACTCCACCAAGACAAATTATAG
- a CDS encoding arginine--tRNA ligase, which translates to MKENETLKNQVLTELEKAVDTFSPNDLKAKLKVRVEYSRNEKFGDYSTPFLLENKDLLGDPKENSEKFLNLFSDVKLFSKVDFTPPGFINFRIENSHLINYINSFILLDNEKYAQVEEKEKIIFEFVSANPTGPLNIVSARAAATGDSICNLLSTLGHQVHREFYVNDYGNQVFLLGVSCLSRLREELSGKTLEFQEEGDTSTIETLLEKNILPTEGYRGEYIRDIAKQVYSDTQKKKQIDDLLNSKSYKELSEHFALWAVESNLNSQKEDLISFGVNFDNFYSEKSLHESNSVLSVLENLKKANDIIVEDGKQVFTSIKYGDDKDRVVVRDDGRPTYLLADIAYHKTKIDRGFQQIINIWGPDHHGYIARLKGAMISLGFNEEKFKVLISQQVNLISKGEKQKMSKRLGQFQTMKDLLEFLGESSRDVGRYFFNMRSLESPLDFDLDLAKEESDKNPVFYIQYAHARIHSIFREIGPDFNFENLKSLTLTEERRALLFWVSRFPEEILDAAKNREPHRVSNYLQNLSKTFTKFYGAKDNKLKECDENIRLALAYICKSASITIRDGLNILGISSPEKMERSV; encoded by the coding sequence ATGAAAGAAAATGAAACCCTTAAAAATCAAGTATTAACTGAACTAGAAAAAGCAGTTGATACATTTAGTCCTAACGATCTAAAAGCAAAACTAAAAGTTCGCGTCGAATATTCTAGAAACGAAAAATTTGGAGATTATTCTACTCCCTTCCTATTAGAGAACAAAGACTTACTAGGTGATCCAAAAGAAAATTCAGAAAAGTTTTTAAATCTTTTTAGTGATGTAAAACTTTTTTCAAAAGTAGATTTTACTCCACCCGGTTTTATTAATTTCCGAATCGAAAATTCACACTTAATAAATTATATAAATTCATTTATTCTATTGGATAATGAAAAGTATGCGCAAGTAGAAGAAAAAGAAAAAATCATATTTGAGTTCGTAAGTGCGAATCCTACCGGTCCATTAAATATAGTTTCCGCTAGAGCTGCGGCTACCGGTGATTCAATTTGTAATTTACTTTCAACACTTGGACACCAAGTGCATAGAGAGTTTTATGTAAATGATTATGGGAATCAAGTTTTTCTTTTAGGAGTATCTTGCCTTTCTCGTTTACGAGAAGAATTATCTGGAAAAACTTTGGAATTTCAGGAAGAAGGTGACACTTCTACCATCGAAACTTTACTCGAAAAAAATATACTCCCGACAGAAGGTTACCGAGGAGAATACATAAGAGACATCGCCAAACAAGTATATTCCGATACTCAAAAGAAAAAACAAATCGACGATTTATTAAATTCCAAAAGTTACAAAGAATTATCCGAACATTTTGCTCTATGGGCAGTTGAATCTAATCTAAACAGTCAAAAAGAAGATTTAATTTCTTTTGGCGTTAATTTTGATAATTTTTATAGCGAAAAATCTCTACATGAGAGTAATAGTGTTTTATCCGTACTTGAGAATTTAAAAAAAGCAAACGACATCATTGTTGAAGACGGAAAACAAGTGTTTACCTCTATAAAGTATGGAGACGATAAAGACAGGGTTGTAGTAAGAGACGATGGTCGACCAACCTATTTACTTGCAGATATCGCCTATCATAAAACCAAAATCGACAGAGGTTTTCAACAAATTATAAATATTTGGGGACCAGATCACCATGGATATATTGCAAGATTAAAAGGTGCGATGATATCTCTAGGTTTTAATGAAGAAAAATTTAAAGTTTTAATTTCCCAACAAGTCAATTTAATTTCCAAAGGTGAAAAACAAAAAATGAGCAAACGTTTGGGTCAATTTCAAACGATGAAAGACTTGTTAGAATTTTTAGGAGAAAGTTCCCGCGATGTAGGAAGGTATTTTTTTAATATGCGTTCTCTTGAATCTCCACTTGATTTTGATTTGGATTTAGCCAAAGAAGAGTCAGACAAAAATCCTGTGTTTTACATCCAGTATGCGCACGCGAGGATCCACTCCATTTTTAGAGAAATCGGTCCGGACTTTAATTTCGAAAATCTAAAATCACTTACACTTACAGAAGAAAGACGAGCATTACTTTTCTGGGTTTCTCGTTTTCCAGAAGAAATTTTAGACGCGGCAAAAAATAGAGAACCACATAGAGTAAGCAATTATTTACAAAATCTAAGTAAAACATTCACAAAGTTTTATGGAGCAAAGGATAATAAATTAAAAGAATGTGATGAAAATATAAGACTCGCATTAGCTTATATTTGTAAATCAGCTTCTATAACAATTAGAGATGGTTTGAATATTTTAGGAATTAGTTCTCCAGAAAAAATGGAAAGGAGCGTTTAA
- the recO gene encoding DNA repair protein RecO has protein sequence MSLLKERGIVVASKLMGEADAVITLLCESGNKSKYRLKGIKKSKNRPIIASEPGTFISIDFYLHKNVEIFNVKEVSVIERFENPKTSYEGYLLITYFCELIDTILPNGDSHAKCFDLFYAAMSVLNAGKFQPLILPFFKLRLLSLLGLVSKEFHCSNCEEPILTKNSASLHFQNLELTCGDCNPSQKNQLLSIRLMDRIFKNRFAALSQEEISLQTIIELDQVLNDYLRTYLNMNLKAFDLFYKSIGTNYEINY, from the coding sequence ATGTCACTTTTAAAAGAAAGAGGAATTGTAGTAGCAAGTAAATTAATGGGAGAAGCTGACGCTGTAATTACTCTATTATGTGAATCAGGAAATAAATCTAAATATCGACTAAAAGGAATTAAAAAAAGTAAAAATAGACCAATTATAGCAAGTGAGCCAGGCACTTTTATAAGTATAGATTTTTACTTACATAAAAATGTAGAAATTTTTAATGTAAAGGAAGTCAGTGTGATAGAAAGATTTGAAAACCCGAAAACAAGTTATGAAGGTTATTTACTGATTACTTATTTTTGTGAATTGATTGATACTATTTTACCAAACGGAGACTCTCACGCAAAATGTTTTGATTTATTTTATGCGGCTATGTCAGTGTTAAACGCTGGAAAATTTCAACCTTTGATTTTACCATTTTTTAAACTTAGACTTCTATCTTTATTAGGTTTAGTTTCAAAAGAATTTCATTGTTCTAATTGTGAAGAACCAATTCTAACTAAAAACTCAGCCTCTTTGCATTTTCAAAACCTTGAACTAACTTGCGGAGATTGTAACCCTTCTCAGAAAAATCAATTATTATCCATTCGACTCATGGATCGAATTTTCAAAAACAGATTTGCCGCACTTTCACAGGAAGAAATTTCTCTACAAACAATAATCGAATTAGACCAAGTTTTAAATGACTATCTACGAACATATTTGAATATGAACTTAAAAGCATTTGATCTATTTTATAAATCCATAGGAACTAATTATGAAATTAATTATTAA
- a CDS encoding glycosyltransferase family 39 protein, with amino-acid sequence MNLIAILVLVLLSIYKLVYATQIGLVPDEAYYWEWSRHLDLSYYDQGPGVALYIRFFTSIFGNTNFALKFAAVFATFLTTVTVYYTGVSLGLKSKQLFWILVFASFIPGFFGGSILIMHDSALLLSWGFALLFTVRYLKTKNPIYIYLLFAALGFGALSKHTMVFFAIALVLWILFTPSEYGIFKNIHFWLGILLALLIISPVLYWNYLNDWENIDAILNLRSSGGANFSKVTTGVYLISQALALSPFWIIGAILLLITGIVYRYNSSSENNPISKLKSFLLSSGDFPTNAWKMVFLNALILPLFFLVLSFKKDIQANWVFASYLSLILFLAKAMGDNGKYTKFYKYTMYIGLIPALLLDIASFYSIPISKLTSVNLDPHYIIGYRHDGFKEIVERVDELRQKKDSLAQIVTNRYQDAAIASWYLPGQPFVSSINIMQKNQYNLWPSLEYGKNYFLIHIQEKTCLKSFVFFQPYLQFMFEEVEEYPETDIIRDGKTIKRYQVWYLKNYKKSWALPASEYIGRTLPVSLIHNLAGVNPYRMKDPITNIGIELFTNYMDREGETECSFIQK; translated from the coding sequence ATGAATTTAATAGCTATCTTAGTCCTTGTTTTACTTTCAATTTATAAATTGGTTTATGCAACTCAAATTGGTCTTGTTCCCGATGAAGCCTATTATTGGGAATGGTCTAGACATTTGGATTTATCTTATTATGACCAAGGTCCCGGTGTAGCACTTTATATTCGTTTTTTTACTTCCATCTTTGGAAATACTAATTTTGCATTAAAATTTGCGGCTGTGTTTGCTACCTTCCTCACAACGGTTACTGTCTATTATACCGGCGTGAGTCTTGGATTAAAATCAAAACAACTTTTTTGGATTTTAGTTTTTGCGAGTTTTATTCCCGGATTTTTTGGCGGATCTATTTTAATCATGCACGACTCTGCATTATTACTTTCTTGGGGTTTCGCCTTGTTATTTACAGTTCGTTATTTAAAAACTAAAAATCCAATCTACATCTATTTGTTATTTGCCGCTCTTGGGTTTGGAGCATTGTCCAAACATACGATGGTATTTTTTGCTATTGCATTGGTTTTATGGATTCTATTTACTCCTTCCGAATACGGGATTTTTAAAAATATCCATTTTTGGTTAGGTATATTACTTGCTCTACTCATTATTTCTCCAGTCCTCTATTGGAATTATTTAAATGATTGGGAAAATATCGATGCAATCCTAAACCTACGTTCTTCAGGTGGTGCCAATTTTTCAAAAGTAACAACGGGGGTATACTTAATTAGCCAGGCTTTAGCTCTTTCCCCATTTTGGATTATCGGTGCGATACTACTTTTAATAACCGGAATCGTATATCGTTATAATTCTTCATCGGAAAATAATCCTATTTCAAAACTGAAATCATTTTTACTTTCTAGTGGTGATTTTCCGACTAACGCTTGGAAAATGGTTTTTTTAAATGCTTTGATTCTACCCTTATTCTTCTTAGTTTTATCATTCAAAAAAGACATTCAAGCAAATTGGGTATTTGCGTCTTATCTAAGTTTGATTTTATTTTTAGCTAAGGCAATGGGGGATAACGGCAAGTATACAAAGTTTTACAAATATACAATGTACATTGGTTTAATTCCTGCTCTTTTATTAGATATAGCTAGTTTTTATTCTATTCCTATTTCCAAATTAACATCAGTGAATTTAGATCCGCATTATATCATTGGGTACAGACACGATGGATTTAAAGAAATTGTGGAACGAGTAGACGAACTGAGACAGAAAAAAGATTCTTTAGCTCAAATCGTTACCAATCGTTACCAAGATGCGGCTATTGCTTCGTGGTATCTTCCGGGACAACCGTTCGTATCCTCAATCAATATCATGCAAAAAAATCAATACAATCTTTGGCCTTCCCTAGAATACGGCAAAAATTATTTTTTAATTCATATCCAAGAAAAAACCTGCCTAAAATCTTTTGTATTTTTTCAGCCATATCTACAGTTTATGTTTGAAGAAGTAGAAGAATATCCGGAAACCGACATTATCCGCGACGGCAAAACAATTAAAAGATACCAAGTTTGGTATTTGAAAAATTACAAAAAAAGTTGGGCATTGCCTGCGAGTGAATATATAGGACGCACACTTCCAGTTAGCCTGATTCACAATTTAGCAGGAGTAAATCCTTATCGAATGAAAGACCCAATTACAAATATAGGAATAGAATTATTTACCAATTATATGGATAGAGAAGGAGAAACAGAATGTTCGTTCATACAAAAATAA
- a CDS encoding ankyrin repeat domain-containing protein gives MKYIYIILIVFILNSNSILAEPNEDFIFSASQNNLEAMQKYLEEGADINATDELECNALMFASMFGYIDIVKFLLANKAIPDRSDISSNTPLLYAAQNGFTEIVEILILSGADVNKRDDYDRTALHFAANYGYLDLVKLLIQHGAELEVKNKNDNTPYDLAVMNSEIEVTKFLKSEIEKRKYK, from the coding sequence ATGAAATATATTTATATTATTTTAATCGTTTTTATTCTAAATTCTAATTCAATATTGGCTGAACCAAACGAAGACTTTATATTCTCCGCTAGCCAAAACAATCTAGAGGCAATGCAAAAGTATCTGGAAGAAGGAGCAGATATAAATGCGACAGACGAACTAGAGTGCAATGCACTTATGTTTGCTTCCATGTTCGGTTACATTGATATCGTAAAATTTCTACTGGCTAACAAAGCAATTCCGGACAGATCGGATATATCGAGTAATACACCTCTTCTTTACGCCGCTCAAAATGGTTTCACTGAAATTGTAGAAATATTAATTTTATCGGGTGCAGATGTAAATAAACGGGACGATTACGACAGGACAGCACTCCATTTTGCGGCTAATTATGGTTATCTGGATTTAGTAAAACTATTAATACAACACGGTGCTGAACTAGAAGTAAAAAACAAAAATGATAATACTCCCTATGATTTAGCCGTTATGAATTCAGAAATAGAAGTTACAAAATTTTTAAAATCAGAAATCGAAAAACGCAAATACAAATAA